In a single window of the Gossypium hirsutum isolate 1008001.06 chromosome A13, Gossypium_hirsutum_v2.1, whole genome shotgun sequence genome:
- the LOC107895160 gene encoding probable galactinol--sucrose galactosyltransferase 1 — protein sequence MTVGAGICVSDNGKLMVLGNCVLHDVPDNIVVLPASGDALADGAFIGVFSDKTGCRRVFPVGKLQGLRFMCVFRFKMWWMTQRMGTCGQDIPFETQFLIVEARDCSGNGDDSAVYVVFLPILEGDFRAVLQGNERNELEICLESGDPAVDEFEGNHLVFVAAGSDPFDVITNAVKSVEKHLQTFSHRERKKMPDMLNWFGWCTWDAFYTNVTSESLKEGLESLEKGGIHPKFLIIDDGWQSVAMDSHGTEFRADNAANFANRLTNIKENHKFQKDGKEGHRVEDPALGLRHIVTEIKQKHALKYAYVWHAITGYWGGVRPDVTEMEHYESKVVYPISSPGVESNEPDQALDSITKNGLGLVNPEKVFNFYDELHAYLATAGIDGVKVDVQNILETLGAGHGGRVKLARKYHQALEASIARNFANNDIISCMSHNTDGLYSAKRTAVIRASDDFWPRDPASHTIHIASVAYNTVFLGEFMQPDWDMFHSLHPMAEYHGAARAVGGCAIYVSDKPGQHDFDLLKKLVLPDGSILRAKLPGRPTRDCLFSDPARDGKSLLKIWNLNEFTGVMGVFNCQGAGWCRVGKTNIIHDKQPDTITGYVRARDVDYLPKVAGDEWNGDSVIYSHLGGELTYLPNDATMPITLKARQYEVFTVVPVKILSNGCKFAPIGLIKMFNSGGAIKELRYHHANIDMKIRGCGMFGAYSSIRPKRITVETEEVSFEYEDASGLVTLSLRVPEEELYVWSLAIEV from the exons ATGACTGTGGGGGCTGGGATTTGTGTGAGTGATAATGGGAAGTTAATGGTGTTGGGAAACTGTGTTCTTCACGATGTTCCTGACAACATCGTGGTGCTTCCAGCCTCTGGTGATGCATTGGCTGATGGAGCTTTCATCGGTGTTTTTTCAGATAAGACGGGTTGCCGCAGGGTCTTCCCCGTCGGCAAACTTCA GGGATTGCGTTTTATGTGTGTTTTCCGATTCAAAATGTGGTGGATGACGCAGAGGATGGGAACATGCGGTCAAGATATCCCCTTCGAAACCCAGTTTTTGATTGTGGAGGCACGCGATTGCTCCGGAAATGGAGACGATTCCGCCGTATATGTTGTGTTTTTACCGATTCTTGAAGGGGATTTCAGGGCTGTTCTTCAAGGCAATGAAAGAAATGAGCTGGAGATTTGTTTGGAAAGTG GGGATCCAGCTGTTGATGAGTTTGAAGGGAATCATTTGGTTTTTGTGGCAGCTGGATCAGATCCATTTGATGTCATCACCAATGCTGTGAA GTCTGTGGAAAAACATTTGCAGACGTTTTCGCATCGTGAGAGGAAGAAG ATGCCAGACATGTTGAACTGGTTCGGTTGGTGTACATGGGATGCTTTCTACACCAATGTCACCTCTGAGAGTTTAAAGGAAGGATTGGAAAG CTTGGAGAAAGGTGGGATTCATCCAAAGTTTCTTATTATTGATGATGGATGGCAATCTGTTGCCATGGATTCACATGGAACTGAATTCAGAGCTGATAATGCAGCCAA TTTTGCAAACAGGTTGACAAATATCAAAGAGAACCATAAATTTCAGAAAGATGGCAAAGAGGGTCACAGAGTAGAGGATCCAGCTTTGGGGCTTCGCCACATTGTCACCGAAATCAAACAAAAACATGCTTTGAAGTATGCTTATGTCTGGCATGCAATTACAGGGTATTGGGGAGGTGTTAGACCTGATGTTACCGAAATGGAACACTATGAATCCAAAGTGGTTTACCCTATTTCATCTCCTGGAGTTGAGTCAAATGAGCCTGATCAAGCTTTGGACAGCATAACTAAGAATGGTCTTGGCCTTGTTAACCCTGAAAAGGTTTTCAACTTCTATGATGAACTTCATGCATACCTTGCGACGGCCGGTATTGACGGAGTCAAAGTTGATGTTCAGAACATCCTTGAAACTCTCGGTGCGGGCCATGGTGGAAGAGTGAAACTTGCTAGAAAATATCATCAGGCTTTAGAGGCATCAATTGCTAGGAACTTTGCTAACAATGATATAATCTCTTGTATGAGTCATAACACAGATGGTTTATACAG TGCAAAACGAACCGCCGTTATTAGGGCATCGGATGATTTCTGGCCTAGAGATCCGGCATCCCACACAATTCATATTGCATCAGTTGCATACAACACTGTTTTCCTTGGGGAATTTATGCAACCAGATTGGGACATGTTTCAC AGCCTGCATCCGATGGCCGAATACCACGGAGCAGCCCGTGCCGTCGGAGGATGTGCAATTTATGTCAG TGACAAACCTGGGCAACATGACTTTGACCTACTCAAGAAACTTGTACTTCCTGATGGTTCCATATTGAGAGCCAAACTTCCAGGAAGACCTACAAGGGATTGCTTGTTCTCAGATCCTGCCAGAGACGGGAAAAg CCTTCTAAAGATATGGAATCTGAACGAATTCACTGGAGTGATGGGCGTATTCAACTGCCAGGGGGCAGGGTGGTGTAGAGTTGGAAAAACCAATATCATTCATGATAAACAACCTGATACAATTACAGGATATGTGAGGGCTAGAGATGTAGATTATTTGCCTAAAGTAGCTGGTGATGAATGGAATGGAGATTCTGTCATATATTCCCATCTTGGTG GAGAATTGACTTACCTTCCAAATGATGCAACAATGCCGATCACTTTAAAGGCACGACAATATGAAGTTTTCACAGTGGTACCTGTAAAGATATTAAGCAATGGGTGTAAATTTGCTCCCATTGGCTTAATAAAGATGTTCAATTCAGGGGGAGCCATCAAGGAACTCAGATATCATCATGCAAACATAGACATGAAAATCCGAGGGTGTGGCATGTTCGGAGCCTATTCGTCAATTCGACCAAAGAGAATAACTGTTGAAACGGAAGAAGTGAGTTTTGAATACGAAGATGCGTCAGGTTTAGTGACACTTTCATTGAGAGTTCCTGAGGAAGAGTTGTATGTTTGGAGCCTAGCCATTGAAGTGTGA